The DNA segment GGCCGAGAACAGGAGGCTCTGGCGCTGGGCGGGAAGCAGGGCGAGGATCTTCCGGATGTCCCGGATGAAGCCCATGTCCAGCATCCGGTCAGCCTCGTCCAGGACGAGCACCTCCAGATGGCGGAAGTCGAGGTTCCCCTGCTGGTGGTGGTCCAGCAGCCGGCCGGGGGTGGCGACGAGGATCTCCACGCCCGCCCGGAGGGCCTTGACCTGGGGGTTGATGTTCACGCCGCCGAAGATCACCGCGGAACGCAGCGGCAGGTAGCGGCCGTAGGTGCGGACGCTCTCCTCCACCTGGAGGGCCAGCTCGCGGGTGGGCGTCAGGACCAGGGCGCGGATGGGATGGCGCGCGGGCGAGGCGGAAGTGCTGGCCTGGGGGGCCAGCCGCTGGAGCAGCGGCAGGGTGAAGCCCGCCGTCTTGCCGGTGCCCGTTTGGGCCCGCGCCAGCAGGTCGCGGCCTTCCAGCACCAGGGGAATCGCCTGGGCCTGGATGGGGGTGGGGGCTTCGTAGCCCTGTTCGCGCACGGCGCGCAGAAGCTCGGGCATCAGCCCGAGGGAATCGAAGGACATCATGTGCTCCTGAAAAGGCCCGCCCACGGAGCTTTCCGGGGGCCCGGTCAGGGCGACGAAAGAAGGTTATTCGGACTGAAAAGAGGCGGAGACCGGGGGTCGCCTGCGATCACGAAGCCATTAGTTTATCGGAATGGTCAGGATTTGGCCAGTCGCGCCGCCACTTCATCCGCCGGCCAGCTCTCCTGCTCGCCCGTGGCCATGTGCTTCACGGTGACCGTTCCGGCCTCCAGCTCGCCGTCGCCCAGGATGAGCACCGTCTGGACGCCGGTGCGGTTGGCAGTGGCCATCGCCTTCTTCAGCGCCCCGCCGCGGGTCTCCAACTGCACCGCCGCACCCGCGTCCCACAGCCGGCGCGCCAGTTTCAGGGCCTCGGTCGCCGCGCGTTCCCCCAGGGGGATCAGCAGGGCGGGAACGGCGTGGGGCGCCTCGCCGCGCACCTGCTGGAGGACCATCGCCAGCCGGTCCAGGCCGATGGCCCAGCCGAAGGCGGGAACCTCGGGGCCGCCCAGCTGCTTCACCAGCCCGTCGTAGCGCCCGCCGCCCAGCAGGGCGCTCTGGGCGCCGAGGTCGGAGCTGAGCAGCTCGAAGGCCGTCCGGGTGTAGTAGTCCAGTCCGCGCACCAGGCGCGGGTTCTCCTCGAAGGGAATCTCCAGCTCTGTCAGCAAAGCCTTGAGGCGCACGTGGTGCTTCGCGGAGGCCTCGTCCAAGTGGTCCGTGATGACGGGGTGGCCTTCCAGCGCCGCCTGGCACGCCTCGTTCTTGCAATCCAGGACGCGCAGCGGATTGGTCTCGATGCGCCGGTGGCAATCGGCGCAGAAGCGGTCCGCCCGCTCGGCGAAGAAGGCGCGGAACGCCGCGTGGAAGGCGGGCCGCGACTCCGGCGTGCCCACGCTGTTGATGGAGAAGACCATCCGCTTGAGGCCCAGTTCCTTCAGGAAGCTGTGGAGCAGCAGCAGGCTCTCCGCTTCGCTCTCGGGCGTGGCGACGCCGAAGCTCTCGGCCCCGATCTGCCAGAACTGGCGGTAGCGGCCCGTCTGCATGCGCTCGTAGCGGAACTGCTGGCCGATGTAATAGAACAGGACCGGATCGCTGGAGGCCAGGAGCTTGTGCTGGATGGCCGCGCGGACCACGCCCGCGGTGTTCTCCGGGCGCATCACCACCTGCCGGCCGCCCTTGTCCGTGAACTCGTACATCTCCTTGTTCACGATGTCGGAGCTTTCGCCGACGCTGCGCTTGAAGACCTCCAGCTCTTCGAGGATCGGCGTGCGGATCTCGCCGTAGCCGTGGCGGGCGAACACGCGGCGGGCGGTATCTTCGATATGCTGGAACCAGCGCAGCTCCGCTCCGAACAGATCCCGCATGCCTTTTACCGATTGGGCCATGATCCGACTCCCGAGCCTTCTGCTCGCCACCTTCAGCCTACTGTCTGGCGGCCCCAGCCCCAAATCCGCCGCGGTTCCCGCGCGGCTGAAGGTGATGGTGGATCCGGGCCACGGGGGCGACGACGGAGGCGCGCGGGGACCGAAGGGACTGAAGGAGAAGGCCGCGGCCCTGGACATCGGGAAGGCCGTGGCCGCCCGGCTGGAGGCCGCCGGTTTCGAGGCGCTCCTCACCCGCGACGACGACACCTTCATTCCCCTGTGGGAGCGCGCCCGCGTGGCCAACGTGCGCGGCGCGGACCTGTTCATCAGCCTCCACCTGAACGCCGCCCGCGCCCGCTCCGCCCGGGGCTCCGAGGTCTACTTCCTGAGCCTGGGCAAGGGCGACGATGACGGCCTGGCCGCCGCGGAGAACGCCGGTGCCGGTCCCGAGCCGGGCCCCGACAGCGTGGTCGCCAGCATCCTGGAGGACCTCGCTCAGAAGGCGTTTCTCCAGGATTCCGAGCGCCTGGCCGTGGCGGTCCAGGGCGAGCTCAACCGCCTCGCGGGCATCAAGGAGCGCGGCGTGAAGCAGGCCCCCTTCATCGTCCTGCGCGGCGCCGCCATGCCCGCCGTCCTGGTGGAAGTCGCCTTCATCTCCAACCCCCGCGAAGAAGCGAAGCTGAAGGACCCCGCCTTCCGCGCCAAAGTCGCCGACGCCGTCACCCGCGGCGTCCGTGCCTACTTCGGGCAGGTCAACGGCACGGCGAGGCGGACCGTAGGCGGACCTCAGGGAGCGCTCGCGGCGCCGGTCACACCGTCGGAACCGTCCCGCCGTCGATGACGTACTCCGCGCCGTGGATCGACGCGGCGCGATCCGAGGCCAGGAAGGCCACGAGTTCGGCGATCTCTTCGGGCCAGGCCGGTCTTCCGATCGGGATGCCGCCGAGCGCGTCCATGATGCCCTGGCGAGCCGCATCTTGGCTGGTTCCGCCGCTTTCCGCGAGGCGCTGGACCATCCGGTCGGCCGCCGTGGTCATGATCCAGCCGGGCGAGACCGTATTCACGCGGACGCCCTTGGGGCCCAGTTCCTTCGACAGCGCCTTGCTGTAATTGACGAGGGCGGCTTTCGCCGCCGCATAGGGAATGGTGGATTCGTGGAGCGGCAGCCGGCGCTGGATCGAGGAGATGTGGATCACCCCGCCGGAGCCCCGTTGGATCATGCCGGGCACCAGCAGGCGGTCGAGGCGCACGGCGGCCAGCAGATTCAGGTTCAGCTCTTTCTCCCAGAACGCTTCCGTCGCCGCCGCGAAG comes from the Geothrix sp. 21YS21S-4 genome and includes:
- the hisS gene encoding histidine--tRNA ligase — its product is MAQSVKGMRDLFGAELRWFQHIEDTARRVFARHGYGEIRTPILEELEVFKRSVGESSDIVNKEMYEFTDKGGRQVVMRPENTAGVVRAAIQHKLLASSDPVLFYYIGQQFRYERMQTGRYRQFWQIGAESFGVATPESEAESLLLLHSFLKELGLKRMVFSINSVGTPESRPAFHAAFRAFFAERADRFCADCHRRIETNPLRVLDCKNEACQAALEGHPVITDHLDEASAKHHVRLKALLTELEIPFEENPRLVRGLDYYTRTAFELLSSDLGAQSALLGGGRYDGLVKQLGGPEVPAFGWAIGLDRLAMVLQQVRGEAPHAVPALLIPLGERAATEALKLARRLWDAGAAVQLETRGGALKKAMATANRTGVQTVLILGDGELEAGTVTVKHMATGEQESWPADEVAARLAKS
- a CDS encoding N-acetylmuramoyl-L-alanine amidase, yielding MIRLPSLLLATFSLLSGGPSPKSAAVPARLKVMVDPGHGGDDGGARGPKGLKEKAAALDIGKAVAARLEAAGFEALLTRDDDTFIPLWERARVANVRGADLFISLHLNAARARSARGSEVYFLSLGKGDDDGLAAAENAGAGPEPGPDSVVASILEDLAQKAFLQDSERLAVAVQGELNRLAGIKERGVKQAPFIVLRGAAMPAVLVEVAFISNPREEAKLKDPAFRAKVADAVTRGVRAYFGQVNGTARRTVGGPQGALAAPVTPSEPSRRR
- a CDS encoding SDR family oxidoreductase, coding for MTMAPHFKSDPTEFSGKRVLVTGGTKGAGEAIVRRFASGGARTATSARSEPPSGGASDLFVQADLTTPEGAERVASMVTETFGGVDILIHCLGGSSTPGGGFAAATEAFWEKELNLNLLAAVRLDRLLVPGMIQRGSGGVIHISSIQRRLPLHESTIPYAAAKAALVNYSKALSKELGPKGVRVNTVSPGWIMTTAADRMVQRLAESGGTSQDAARQGIMDALGGIPIGRPAWPEEIAELVAFLASDRAASIHGAEYVIDGGTVPTV